A portion of the Clostridium gelidum genome contains these proteins:
- a CDS encoding ABC transporter ATP-binding protein has product MKLILKYLKNYKVLIALNVISVFGFALVELGIPTIMAKIIDNGIAYNDISYVRKMGLIMIVISIIGVMGTILLGYCSAKISTSMTRDIRNDIFIKTQEFSHSEYDKFGVSSMITRTTNDAFQLLQFVNTLLRTAVLTPIMFIVSLVMILKTSLSLTLVLAITVPFIIVGVIFIAKLSEPMSEIQQKSLDKLNLISRENLTGTRVIRAFGNDEHERKRFKDTNNSYTNISKKLYKLMAVSQPLFFFLLNIAIIAIFWISSEMINVGTLKVGQLAAFIDYLFHAMFSIMLFSMVFIMYPKAQVSANRIQELLDEEPIIKNPKQGVNDTKIKGKIEFDKVTFTYPDGEEPVLKNISFKAKKGETVAFIGSTGSGKSTLINLIPRFYDVTEGSIKIDEVDVRDYELKSLRKKIGFIPQKTLLFTGTIGSNIKFGKKNANNIEVEHSAKISEAYDFISHKPKKFDEIISEGGTNVSGGQKQRLSIARAVVRKPEIYIFDDSFSALDFKTDASLRSKLKNETKESVVLIVAQRIGSIMDADKIIVLNEGEVVGQGTHRELLKSCNIYYEIAASQFTEEELAE; this is encoded by the coding sequence ATGAAATTAATATTAAAATATCTGAAAAATTACAAAGTGCTTATTGCTTTAAATGTAATATCAGTTTTTGGATTTGCCTTAGTTGAACTTGGAATTCCAACAATAATGGCTAAGATTATTGATAATGGTATAGCTTATAATGATATATCATATGTAAGAAAAATGGGACTTATAATGATAGTAATTTCTATAATTGGTGTCATGGGAACTATATTGCTTGGGTATTGCTCAGCAAAGATTTCTACAAGCATGACCCGAGATATAAGAAATGATATTTTTATAAAGACTCAGGAATTTTCACATAGTGAATATGATAAGTTTGGAGTGTCATCAATGATTACAAGGACAACTAATGATGCGTTCCAATTACTACAGTTTGTGAATACATTGCTTAGAACTGCAGTGCTTACACCAATTATGTTTATTGTCAGTTTAGTTATGATTTTAAAAACAAGCCTATCATTAACTTTAGTATTAGCTATAACAGTACCATTTATAATAGTAGGAGTAATATTTATAGCTAAATTATCTGAGCCGATGTCAGAAATCCAGCAAAAAAGTTTGGACAAATTAAATCTTATTTCAAGAGAGAATTTAACTGGAACACGAGTAATTAGAGCATTTGGTAATGATGAACATGAAAGAAAGAGATTTAAAGATACAAATAATAGTTATACTAATATATCTAAAAAATTGTATAAACTTATGGCAGTTTCTCAACCATTATTCTTTTTTTTATTAAACATAGCAATAATAGCAATATTTTGGATTTCAAGTGAAATGATAAATGTAGGAACTCTTAAGGTTGGTCAATTAGCTGCCTTTATAGATTATTTGTTTCATGCAATGTTTTCTATTATGTTATTTTCCATGGTATTTATTATGTATCCAAAGGCACAAGTTTCAGCTAATAGAATTCAAGAATTATTAGATGAGGAACCAATTATAAAGAATCCTAAACAAGGTGTTAATGATACAAAAATTAAGGGGAAAATAGAATTTGACAAAGTTACTTTTACATATCCAGATGGTGAAGAACCTGTACTTAAGAATATTTCATTTAAAGCTAAAAAAGGGGAAACAGTTGCTTTTATAGGAAGTACTGGTAGTGGAAAGTCCACATTAATTAATTTAATCCCAAGGTTTTATGATGTTACAGAAGGTAGTATAAAAATAGATGAAGTAGATGTAAGGGATTATGAGTTGAAATCATTGCGTAAAAAAATCGGGTTCATCCCTCAAAAGACATTATTATTTACAGGGACTATTGGCAGTAATATTAAATTTGGTAAAAAGAATGCTAATAATATTGAAGTTGAACACTCCGCTAAAATATCAGAGGCTTATGATTTTATTTCACATAAGCCTAAGAAATTCGATGAAATAATAAGTGAAGGTGGAACTAATGTATCGGGTGGACAAAAACAGAGACTATCAATTGCAAGAGCAGTAGTTAGAAAACCTGAGATTTATATTTTTGATGATAGTTTTTCAGCCTTAGATTTTAAGACAGATGCAAGCTTAAGAAGTAAATTAAAAAATGAAACAAAAGAATCTGTAGTATTGATAGTAGCTCAAAGAATAGGCTCTATTATGGATGCAGATAAGATTATAGTATTAAATGAAGGTGAAGTAGTAGGACAAGGAACTCATAGAGAATTATTAAAATCCTGTAATATATACTATGAAATTGCAGCATCTCAATTTACAGAGGAGGAATTAGCAGAATGA